CCATGCTGATCATCGGCGTGGTGCTCGGCCTGATATTCCCCTACTTCGACCTGGTGCTCACCGGATTCGGCGAGGCGGTCACCGGAAGCGCCGTGGCTGGCGGTGGCATCTACGGGGTGGTCAACCGGATGCTGCTGCCCTTCGGGCTGCACCACATCCCCAACTCCGTGGTCTGGTTCCTCACCGGGAACTACCAGGGCGAGCGCGGCGACATCAACCGCTTCTTCGCCGGCGACCCCACGGCGGGAACCTTCATGACCGGTTTCTTCCCGATCTTCATGTTCGCCCTGCCCGCTGCCGCGCTGGCGATCTACCACTGCGCCAAGCCGTCACAGCGCAAGGTCGTCGGGGGTATCATGTTCTCGACGGCGTTGACCGCCTTCCTGACCGGTGTCACCGAACCGCTGGAATTCTCGTTCATCTTCGTGGCCTGGCCACTGCTCATCGTGCACGCGGTCCTGACCGGAACCTCGATGGCACTGGTCAACTGGCTCGACATCCACCACGGTTTCGGCTTCTCCGCCGGAGCGATCGACTACCTGCTCAACTTCGGGATCGCGCAGAAACCGCTGTGGCTGATCCCCATCGGGCTCGGCTACGCGGTCATCTACTACTTCCTCTTCCGCTTCGTCATCACGAGAATGAACCTACCGACTCCCGGCCGGGAAGAGGACGAGGAGACCGAAGGAACCGATTCCGAGTCGAGCGCGACCCCCTCGGGCAGCAGCGGTGGTTCCGGCACCCCGAAGACGGGCGGAACCTGAAGCACCGTCGACGCACGGCCCCGCGACATCGGAACAAGAGAACGGAAAAAGAACGGATGCCAGAACGACACGTCACCGTCGCGAGCAAGGTGGGGCTGCACGCACGTCCGGCCGCCATGCTGGCGAAGGCCGCTGCCGATCAACCGGTGAAGATCACCATCCGCAAGCAGGAGACCGAGCCCGTCGAGGCGGCCAGCATCCTGGGACTGATGACGCTGGGCGCCGCCCACGGCGACGAAGTCGTGCTGGCCGCCGACGGTGAAGGCGCCGAGGACGCGCTGGACCACATCGCGGAACTGGTCGGAAGCGAGCTCGAGGGTTCCTGAGCGAGCGCGGGGACCGGTTCGCGGTGATCCGGTCCCCGCACGGCTCACTCTCCACGCTCTCCGACCAGCGGCAACGGCAGTTCGCCCCCCGTCGCCGCGGAGAGCGCGTCACGCATCACCGCTCCGGGGGCCTTCTCCCCGGTGAACTGCTCCACCTGGCCGAACGCCTGGTGCAGCAGCATGTCCAGTCCGGTGGCCAACCTTCCGCCCCCCTCGTGCACGGCGGTGGCCAGCGGGGTCGGCCACGGGTGGTAAACGACGTCGAGCACGAGACGCCCCCTGGCCAGCTCGTGCGCACGCTCGTCAACGGCCCCCGCCGGCAGGGTGGAGACCACGACGTCCGACTCCGCGGCCGTGCGTGCCAGGTCCGTGGAGTCCAGTCGCCGCGTGGTCACCCGCACGCCCAGTCGCTCGGCAGCGGCCAGCGCGTCCTCCGCCCGGGCGGGCTCGCGGACGACGAGGGCCACCTCGGGGATCCCCAGTTCCGCGAACGCGGCCAGCGCGGCCAGCGCGGTACCCCCCGCTCCCAGCAGCAGAGCACTACCGCCTCCCGCGAAGCCGCCCGCGGCGCGCAGCGCCCCGACGACCCCGTCCACATCGGTGCAGTCCGCCGCCCAGCCTGCGTCCCGCGTACGAACCAGCGTGTTGGCGGCTCCCACGGCACGTGCCCGTTCCGCGGCGCTGTCCGCCAGTGCCAGCGCCGCCTGCTTGCCCGGCATCGTCACGGAAAGACCGACCCAGTCCTCGTCCAGTTCCCCGACCAACCGGTACAGCCCGTCCGCGTCCCGTTCGACGCGCTCGTACGACCAGTGGCCCAGCCCCAACGCGCGGTAGGCGGCTCCGTGCAGCACGGGGGACAGGGAGTGCTCGACAGGAGAACCGACCACTCCCGCGCGGCGGGGCCGTGAATCCTCGTCCCGCGAGACCCCGTCAGTCATCCTCACCACCTCGCTCTTCCTCTTCCCCGGGACCGCCCGGCTAGTCGGCGCCTTCCGCTGAGTTCCGCTCATCAGAACCCGCCGAGCAAATCGAGTCCCCGGAAAATCCTCCACTCCAACGCGGGCGCTTACGAGCCTACGTACCCCGACCGACCGCGGGTTCTCTCGTGGTGCTCTCGCGAGGAAGGCCCGACGTTGTGTAGGTGCCTACCCGATGTCGGGCCTCGCCGGAGCGAGAGCCCGCGAGAGGTTCCGCCGAGTGAGCACCCGCACCAACCGAACCGGAACTGTTCCCATCAGTAGGCGCCGTTGTTCTCGGCCTTGTCCTTGGCCTTCTCGTGCTCCTCGATCGTCTTCGAAAAGCACGAGGTGCCGTCCTTCTGGCACTTGACAAAGTACATCCACTCCCCCGGAGGTGGGTCGGCAGCCGCATCGACGGCTTCCGCGCTCGGCGCGGAGATCGGGGTCGGTGGCAATCCCTTGCTCCGGTAGGTGTTGTACGGCCCTTCCTCGGCCCGGTTCTCGTCCTCGGTCAGCAGCGAGGGTTCCTTCAGCAGGTAGTTGATCGTCGAGTCGAACTGCAGCCTCATGTCGATGTCCAGCCGGTTCTCGGCGACCCTTGCCACCTTGCCGAAGTCCTTCTCGATCCCTTCGCTCTGCACCAACGAGGCCACTTTGACCAGCTCGTAGGGGGAGTGCTTCGTCCCGTCCGCGATCTCGGGGAAACCGATGGACCGCATCTTCTCGAAGGAACTGCTCAACACCGAGCGCAGCACCTGGGGCGCGTCGGCCGAAGGCTCCACGTGGTAGATGCCGGGCAGGATCAGCCCTTCCAGCCTGCGCTTCGGTTCCGGTGCCTCGGCCGCGCCGGAGGCCGCCCACTCGGGAACACCGAGCTCGGACAACGGCGTCTCGGTGGCCGCCTTGGACAAGCTCTCCTTGCCCGCGCAGTCAGCGGAGCCCTCGCTCCCGCCACAGGCGGCCCGTCCCAGCAGGGAGAGGATGCCGGGCACGACCTCCTCGTCCGGCCCCACGTGGTCCGCGAGCTGCATCCCGCCGCGGATCTCGACCCGACCCGCTCTGGCCTCGTCCGAGACGATCCGGCTCACGGCAGCCGAGCCGGACATCCTGGAACGCATCGAGTAGAAGCCCGGCTGAATTCCGGTGATCTTCTTGTTCTCCTTGGCCGCTTCGACGAAAGCGGCGGGCGAGGCCACCACGTCCTTCTCCGCGAGCGTCCGTCCGATGGCGCTGGTGGTGTCCCCCTTCTCGACCTGGATGACCACCTCACCGCTACCGGATCCCTCGTAGTCCTCGTAACCGCCGAGGCTAAGCAACTGCGACGTGCCGTAGACGGCACCGCTGACGACGATCAGCAACACGAGTACCCCCGCCACGGCCGTGACGGTTCTGCGCCGTCGTCGTCTGCGGAACCGTTCGCTTTCGGCGTCCTCCTGCCTGCGCAGCTCAGATTCGTCACCGGCTTCATCGGTGAACAGGCCGAGATCGTCGTTCACGCCAGCGTCCTCCCAGCGAGCCTTCCGCAAAGCCCCGTCTCCCCGTCAACCGCCTCGTCCCGCAGCACGGCGGAACGCGCGCGAAGCCGACTCGACGAGTACGCTCCCGGTCATACCGAAAGCACCCCTCACTCGCTTCGGCCACGCGCGTCCAGCCAGGACTGCAGGATCTCCACCGCGGCGGCCTGATCCACCACGGCACGCTGACGCTTACCACGAATCCCGCGGTCGGAAAGCATCCGTGTGGCCGTCACGGTAGTGAGTCGCTCGTCACTCAAGCGCACCGGCACCCCGCCTGCACGTGCTTCCAGGGCATCGGCGTAGGAGCGTGCTATGTCCGCCGACCGTCCTTGCCGCCCCGCCAGGGTGACCGGCAGGCCGACCACGATCTCGACGACCTCGTACTCGTTCACCAGCTCGACGAGCCTGATCAGGTCGGTCTTGCCGGACCGGTCCCTCTTGAGGGTGCTGAGCGGAGTGGCCAGCAGGGGCGCCGGGTCGCTCACCGCGACGCCCACTCTGGCCTCGCCCACATCCACACCGATGCGCCTGCCGGGGCCGGGGTCGGCACGGCCCCCCATCCCGGCGGCGCTCGTTTCGGACTCGGGTCGTTCGGCACTCACGCCCGTGCCACCACCTGCTCCAGCTCCTTGCGCAGCGCGGCGACGGCGGTGTCGATCCCGGAGGGGTCGGACCCGCCTCCCTGGGCCATCTCGGCCTTGCCACCACCGCGTCCACCGATGTGCGCGGCGAAGGAGGGCACCAGCTCTCCCGCTGCCACGCCCCTGTCCTGCGCCTCCCGGTTGGCCGCGACGACGAAACCGACCTTGGAGGTGTCCGGGTCGCCGGAGAACAGCGCCACGACGGAGGGACGGGAACCGAGCTTGCCGCGCACCTCACCCGCCAGGGCCCGGAGGGAGTTGCCGTCCACACCGTCGGCGACCCGCTCGGCGGCCAGGCTCACACCGTCGATGTCGACGGCCCGCCCGGCGATCTCGCCGGCGGACTGCAGCACCTTGGAGATGCGGAGCTGCTTGAGCTCCTTCTCCGCATCACGCAGCCGGGTGAGCACGCCGTCGATGCGGTCCGGCAGGTCCTCGGTCTTGACCTTGAACTTGTCGGCCAGCTCGTTGACGAGCATGTGCTCCTTGTTGATGTAGCGCATCGCGTCCATGCCCACCAGCGCCTCCACCCGGTGCACTCCCGAGCCGACGGAGGTGTCGTTGACGAGCTTGACGACGCCGAGCTGACCGATGGAACCCACGTGCGTTCCCCCGCACAGTTCCCTCGAGTAGTCGCCCATGTCGATGACGCGGACCTGGTCGCCGTACTTCTCCCCGAACAGGGCAACGGCCCCCAGCTCCATGGCCCGGTCCATCGAGGTGGTGTAGGACCGCACCTCGGCGTCGCTCTGCAGGTAGTCGTTGACTTCCTCCTCGACGCCTCCGAGCACCGAGCCGGAAACGGCCGAGGGCGCGGTGAAGTCGAAGCGCATCCGTCCGGGCGAGTTCAACGAACCCGCCTGGGCGGCACGCTTTCCGTAGGCGTTGCGCACCGCAGCGTGCACCAGGTGGGTGGCCGAGTGCGAACGGGCGATCGCGTGCCTGCGTTCCGCGTCGACGCTGGCCTCCAGCCTGGTGTCCACCCCGACCTCGCCGCCGAGGACCTTGGCGCGGTGCACGAACAGCCCGGGCACGGCCTGCTGCACGTCGGTGATCTCCAGTTCGACGCCGGGGCCGACGAGCCGCCCCGTGTCGGCTATCTGCCCACCGCCCTCGGCGTAGAACGGAGTGCGGTCGAGAACCAGCTCGACCTGACTGCCCTCGCCCGCGGCCGGAACGGGGGCCCCGTTCTGCAGCAGCCCGAGCACACGGCTGGTTCCCTGCAGGTCCGTGTAGCCGATGAACTCGGTGGAACCGTTCTGGTCCAGCAGATTGCGGTAGGTGGACAGGTCACCGTGGGCGGTCTTGCGCGACCGCGCGTCCTCCTTGGCGCGCTGACGCTGCTGCTCCATCAGGTCCCGGAAGCCCTGCTCGTCGACGGACAGCCCCTTCTCGGCCGCCATCTCCAGCGTGAGGTCGATCGGGAACCCGTAGGTGTCGTGCAGCTGGAACGCCTTCGCTCCGGGCAGCTGCGCGGAACCGGACTTGCGGGTCTGCTCCACCGCCGTGTCGAAGATCTTGGAACCGGCGGAGAGCGTGGACAGGAAGGCCTCCTCCTCGTTGCGGACCACCGAGTCGATCCGGTCGAAGTCGGAGTCGAGCTCGGGATAACCCGGCGACATGGCCTCCCGGACGATCTTGGTGAACTCCCCGAGCACCGGTTCGTGCACACCGAGCAGCCGCGTGGAGCGCACCACCCGACGCAGCAGCCTGCGCAGCACGTAGCCGCGCGTCTCGTTGCTCGGGGTGACCCCGTCCGAGACCAGCATCATGCCGGAACGCATGTGGTCGGCGATCACCCTGAACCGGACGTCGTCGGAGTGGTTGTCCCCGTAGCGCTTTCCGGAGAACTCCTCGGCCTTGGCGATCACGGGACGGACCAGATCGGTCTCGTAGACGTTGTCCACCCCCTGGAGCAGGCAGGCGACCCGTTCCACTCCCATACCGGTGTCGATGTTCTTCGTCGGGAGCTCACCGAGCACGGGGTGCCCTTCCTTCGGGCTGCCCTCCCCCCTGATGTCCTGCATGAACACCAGGTTCCAGATCTCGATGTAGCGGTCCTCGTCGACGACGGGTCCACCCTCGCGGCCGTACTCGGGACCGCGGTCGTAGTAGATCTCCGAGCACGGTCCTCCCGGACCGGGCACGCCCATGTCCCAGTAGTTGTCGTGCGCGTCCCTGCGCTGGATGCGTTCCGGAGGCAGGCCGCTGACCTTCTGCCACAG
This genomic stretch from Actinopolyspora halophila DSM 43834 harbors:
- a CDS encoding PTS transporter subunit EIIC, translated to MSTSASPSSGGSKTFAQLQRLGKSLMLPIAVLPAAALLLRLGQDDLIGAIPGMADIGAVISSAGGALFDNLPLLFAIGVAIGFAKKADGSTALAGAVGYLVLSGVLWGMTDTEASTVYNKGPYGVLGGIIAGLVAAGLWQRYHRIKLPSYLGFFGGRRFVPIVTSVAMLIIGVVLGLIFPYFDLVLTGFGEAVTGSAVAGGGIYGVVNRMLLPFGLHHIPNSVVWFLTGNYQGERGDINRFFAGDPTAGTFMTGFFPIFMFALPAAALAIYHCAKPSQRKVVGGIMFSTALTAFLTGVTEPLEFSFIFVAWPLLIVHAVLTGTSMALVNWLDIHHGFGFSAGAIDYLLNFGIAQKPLWLIPIGLGYAVIYYFLFRFVITRMNLPTPGREEDEETEGTDSESSATPSGSSGGSGTPKTGGT
- a CDS encoding HPr family phosphocarrier protein — translated: MPERHVTVASKVGLHARPAAMLAKAAADQPVKITIRKQETEPVEAASILGLMTLGAAHGDEVVLAADGEGAEDALDHIAELVGSELEGS
- a CDS encoding shikimate dehydrogenase, translated to MTDGVSRDEDSRPRRAGVVGSPVEHSLSPVLHGAAYRALGLGHWSYERVERDADGLYRLVGELDEDWVGLSVTMPGKQAALALADSAAERARAVGAANTLVRTRDAGWAADCTDVDGVVGALRAAGGFAGGGSALLLGAGGTALAALAAFAELGIPEVALVVREPARAEDALAAAERLGVRVTTRRLDSTDLARTAAESDVVVSTLPAGAVDERAHELARGRLVLDVVYHPWPTPLATAVHEGGGRLATGLDMLLHQAFGQVEQFTGEKAPGAVMRDALSAATGGELPLPLVGERGE
- a CDS encoding endolytic transglycosylase MltG; the protein is MNDDLGLFTDEAGDESELRRQEDAESERFRRRRRRRTVTAVAGVLVLLIVVSGAVYGTSQLLSLGGYEDYEGSGSGEVVIQVEKGDTTSAIGRTLAEKDVVASPAAFVEAAKENKKITGIQPGFYSMRSRMSGSAAVSRIVSDEARAGRVEIRGGMQLADHVGPDEEVVPGILSLLGRAACGGSEGSADCAGKESLSKAATETPLSELGVPEWAASGAAEAPEPKRRLEGLILPGIYHVEPSADAPQVLRSVLSSSFEKMRSIGFPEIADGTKHSPYELVKVASLVQSEGIEKDFGKVARVAENRLDIDMRLQFDSTINYLLKEPSLLTEDENRAEEGPYNTYRSKGLPPTPISAPSAEAVDAAADPPPGEWMYFVKCQKDGTSCFSKTIEEHEKAKDKAENNGAY
- the ruvX gene encoding Holliday junction resolvase RuvX encodes the protein MGGRADPGPGRRIGVDVGEARVGVAVSDPAPLLATPLSTLKRDRSGKTDLIRLVELVNEYEVVEIVVGLPVTLAGRQGRSADIARSYADALEARAGGVPVRLSDERLTTVTATRMLSDRGIRGKRQRAVVDQAAAVEILQSWLDARGRSE
- the alaS gene encoding alanine--tRNA ligase, with the protein product MQTHEINERFTEHFRGRGHTVVPSASLILDDPNLLFVNAGMVQFKPYFIGDAPAPYPRATSIQKCVRTGDIDEVGKTTRHNTFFQMAGNFSFGDYFKEGAIEHAWSLVTNSQDSGGFGFDPDRIWVTVYEHDAEAERLWQKVSGLPPERIQRRDAHDNYWDMGVPGPGGPCSEIYYDRGPEYGREGGPVVDEDRYIEIWNLVFMQDIRGEGSPKEGHPVLGELPTKNIDTGMGVERVACLLQGVDNVYETDLVRPVIAKAEEFSGKRYGDNHSDDVRFRVIADHMRSGMMLVSDGVTPSNETRGYVLRRLLRRVVRSTRLLGVHEPVLGEFTKIVREAMSPGYPELDSDFDRIDSVVRNEEEAFLSTLSAGSKIFDTAVEQTRKSGSAQLPGAKAFQLHDTYGFPIDLTLEMAAEKGLSVDEQGFRDLMEQQRQRAKEDARSRKTAHGDLSTYRNLLDQNGSTEFIGYTDLQGTSRVLGLLQNGAPVPAAGEGSQVELVLDRTPFYAEGGGQIADTGRLVGPGVELEITDVQQAVPGLFVHRAKVLGGEVGVDTRLEASVDAERRHAIARSHSATHLVHAAVRNAYGKRAAQAGSLNSPGRMRFDFTAPSAVSGSVLGGVEEEVNDYLQSDAEVRSYTTSMDRAMELGAVALFGEKYGDQVRVIDMGDYSRELCGGTHVGSIGQLGVVKLVNDTSVGSGVHRVEALVGMDAMRYINKEHMLVNELADKFKVKTEDLPDRIDGVLTRLRDAEKELKQLRISKVLQSAGEIAGRAVDIDGVSLAAERVADGVDGNSLRALAGEVRGKLGSRPSVVALFSGDPDTSKVGFVVAANREAQDRGVAAGELVPSFAAHIGGRGGGKAEMAQGGGSDPSGIDTAVAALRKELEQVVARA